The proteins below come from a single Rhodococcus sp. WMMA185 genomic window:
- a CDS encoding YbjN domain-containing protein, with amino-acid sequence MKDLGGVIESALTERELDFTRKDSTHFVVELPGERKLKTTTLLTVGKHGLRVEAFVCRKPDENFEGVYRYLLRRNRRLYSVAYTIDKIGDIYLVGLIAEPAVTADELDRVLGQVLEAADGDFNTILELGFADSIKREWAWRVSRGESLANLKPFEHLIEESQE; translated from the coding sequence ATGAAAGACCTTGGTGGAGTGATCGAATCCGCACTGACCGAACGTGAGCTGGACTTCACGAGGAAAGACTCGACGCATTTCGTGGTCGAATTGCCGGGTGAGCGCAAACTCAAGACGACGACGCTGCTGACCGTCGGTAAGCACGGTCTGCGCGTCGAGGCGTTCGTCTGCCGAAAGCCGGACGAGAACTTCGAGGGCGTGTACAGGTACCTGCTGCGTCGAAATCGAAGGCTGTACTCGGTCGCGTACACGATCGACAAGATCGGCGACATCTACCTCGTTGGGCTGATCGCCGAGCCTGCAGTGACCGCCGACGAATTGGACCGGGTGCTCGGGCAGGTACTCGAGGCTGCCGACGGCGATTTCAACACCATCCTCGAACTCGGATTCGCGGACTCCATCAAACGGGAGTGGGCGTGGCGAGTCTCGCGCGGAGAGTCGCTGGCGAACCTGAAACCGTTCGAGCACCTGATCGAAGAGTCGCAGGAATAG
- a CDS encoding AMP-binding protein — MSFKSPFPDVEIPSRSVFDFLFGQIDEADLDRPALIEGASGAVTTYRSLVAQINGVAGALAARGLAVGDVVGLHSPNVPAFAAVFHGILRAGGVATTINALYTAEDIAKQLTDSKAKFLFTISPLLPQAKEAAAKAGIPDANLIVLDGAEGHPSLEDLLAQAAPPPAVSFDPATQLAVLPYSSGTTGRPKGVMLTHRNLVANVCQINPRMGIEADDRLLAVLPFFHIYGMTVLLNAALFNRASLVTMPKFDLAEFLRVVSDEKCTYVFIAPPVAVALAKHPLVDEYDLSSVHSIFSGAAPLDQELGKAVANRLGCRVRQGYGMSEMSPVSHAIPFDRDDIALDSVGPTIANMECKLIDPATGEEIALPAEGVSEPGELWCKGPNIMLGYLGNEEATAETLSADGYLHTGDIATVDSEGIVTIVDRMKELIKYKGYQVPPAELEALLLTHPQIADAAVIGVLDDEGEEVPKAFVVRQHDADLDEAAIIEFVAERVSPHKKVRRVKFIDVVPKSAAGKILRKDLRASEATGN; from the coding sequence ATGAGCTTCAAGAGCCCGTTTCCGGACGTCGAGATTCCGAGCCGCAGTGTTTTCGATTTCCTCTTCGGCCAGATAGACGAGGCCGATCTCGACAGGCCCGCGCTGATCGAAGGGGCGTCCGGCGCGGTGACCACCTACCGGTCCCTCGTCGCCCAGATCAACGGTGTGGCCGGCGCGCTCGCCGCCCGTGGCCTGGCGGTGGGTGACGTGGTGGGCCTGCATTCGCCGAATGTCCCCGCATTCGCTGCCGTGTTTCACGGCATACTCCGCGCAGGCGGCGTCGCTACCACGATCAACGCGCTGTACACGGCAGAAGACATCGCCAAGCAACTCACCGACTCGAAAGCCAAGTTCCTCTTCACCATTTCCCCGTTGTTGCCGCAGGCCAAGGAGGCCGCGGCGAAGGCGGGGATTCCGGACGCCAACCTGATCGTCCTCGACGGCGCCGAAGGGCACCCTTCGCTCGAGGACTTGCTTGCCCAGGCGGCGCCGCCACCGGCCGTGTCGTTCGATCCGGCCACTCAACTCGCAGTATTGCCGTACTCCTCCGGTACCACGGGTCGTCCGAAGGGTGTGATGCTCACACACCGCAACCTGGTGGCCAACGTGTGCCAGATCAACCCTCGGATGGGTATCGAGGCCGACGACAGGCTCCTTGCGGTCCTGCCGTTCTTCCATATCTACGGGATGACGGTGCTCCTCAACGCCGCTCTGTTCAACCGGGCCAGCCTGGTGACGATGCCGAAGTTCGACCTCGCGGAGTTCTTGCGGGTCGTCTCCGACGAGAAGTGCACCTACGTGTTCATCGCTCCGCCCGTCGCTGTGGCATTGGCCAAGCACCCGCTCGTCGACGAGTACGACCTGTCGTCGGTGCACTCGATCTTCTCGGGCGCAGCTCCTCTCGATCAGGAACTCGGCAAGGCGGTTGCGAACCGGCTCGGCTGCCGTGTTCGGCAGGGGTACGGAATGTCCGAGATGAGTCCTGTCAGCCACGCCATCCCGTTCGATCGCGACGACATCGCCCTCGACTCGGTCGGCCCCACGATCGCGAATATGGAGTGCAAGCTCATCGACCCGGCCACCGGGGAAGAGATCGCGCTTCCGGCCGAGGGCGTCAGCGAGCCCGGTGAACTGTGGTGCAAGGGCCCCAACATCATGCTCGGATACCTGGGCAACGAAGAAGCCACAGCGGAAACGCTCAGCGCCGACGGCTATCTGCATACCGGTGACATCGCCACCGTCGATTCCGAAGGAATCGTCACCATCGTCGACCGCATGAAGGAACTCATCAAGTACAAGGGCTACCAGGTTCCGCCGGCCGAACTCGAGGCCCTTCTGCTGACCCACCCGCAGATTGCAGACGCGGCAGTCATCGGTGTTCTCGACGACGAGGGTGAGGAGGTCCCGAAGGCGTTCGTCGTCAGACAGCACGATGCCGATCTCGACGAGGCAGCGATCATCGAGTTCGTCGCCGAGCGGGTATCTCCGCACAA